One Brassica napus cultivar Da-Ae chromosome A1, Da-Ae, whole genome shotgun sequence genomic region harbors:
- the LOC106377498 gene encoding histone acetyltransferase HAC5 — protein sequence MAQGQNRNVPQLGQMQNPVAVSAPGVSSQPNGVQQDGLRVRQEMLNKIFGWLQQRQPTKTDDASKAKLFEVAKRLENAMLKTATSKEEYLDFQSFEVRIKSILHQMFGGQHRPNPSSSAGMMTQTPAVSHGWGQTHTTTPMVNTSTFNSNNNLADAAAETGRLLPTNRINGGPQMINGRQQLPANTGQMMPTPGFNSSTNSDVYQSHRNGETSRDGGKLPAVGSEFVNQSQLLRQRPTGSDDRMQQQYSLDQQLGGGFRSNMHQNASGMINIPQNVGVGMSGNNAHLAANGHMGSQGVLSSTNFSTSSQPLQQPVDQLQQVSHVHRYSMNNSGTFGSGNLYGSSGSMEASVDMNTMSLNPMRRVDVSFGSNQTTVQAVDKTPLIKHQLPQQFENGNLAQVSHQPVDNQFNQPAHHGQYQQQENLMNNDAYRQPQRVSNIVSQVKHEPRADYYNEAFQMQAVNQVEPSKPQHQYTQNAVKEDYVGAQSSSQLNISSSFSAQTHQTQQIPQWKDVNNLSGGVQQVSSMGQWHSPSQNLTQVSKDFNGEREQFGVNSSQILSIKDETTQTIVPRSNLEAPHLPEGSNTLMSKQVNGDSDPSYINQRRWLLFLLHVRKCNAAEGNCESKYCFTAKTLLNHIDYCKAPACAYQYCLQTRKLIHHNNHCEDEACPVCVYVKNFKKKQKEKLALLRKAEHRRKEAFASIRASNERESEAPSVVVDDDLQPSPKRLKVEKPSQFAYPEPHKKSVGMGKTHLSKGLQEKYSLQSDVSRSDAPMNAESSDPLRRRLPVSREMEKPVGGRGGDSSLDGETVCVPKQEKSKCMKEVSAAPKEEKVEQSADVLAASSSGKSKIKGVSLIELFTPEQVEEHIRGLRQWVGQSKTKAEKNKAMGLTMSENSCQLCAVERLAFEPTPIYCTPCGARIKRNAMHYTVVSGESRHYVCIPCYNEARTNTVSVDGTPVPKSRFEKKKNDEEVEEPWVQCDKCQAWQHQICALFNGRRNHGQAEYTCPNCYIQEVERGERKPVSPSVILGAKSLPASTLSNHLEQRLFKKLKQERQERARLQGKSYDEVPGADSLVIRVVASIDKMLEVKPRFLDIFREENYSSEFPYKSKAILLFQKIEGVEVCLFGMYVQEFGTDSASPNQRRVYLSYLDSVKYFRPDVRTVSGEALRTFVYHEILIGYLDYCKKRGFSSCYIWACPPLKGEDYILYCHPEIQKTPKTDKLREWYLAMLRKASKEKVVVECTNFYDHFFVQSGECRAKVTAARLPYFDGDYWPGAAEDLIDQMSQEEDGKKSNRKVMSKKVISKRALKAVGQLDLSVNASKDLLLMHKLGEIILPMKEDFIMVHLQHCCKHCCTLMVSGYRWVCNQCKNFQICDKCHEVEKNRVDKEKHPVNQREKHALYPIAIEDVPTEIKDSDDILESEFFDTRQAFLSLCQGNHYQYDTLRRAKHSSMMILYHLHNPTVPAFATACAICQQELEPAQGWRCEVCPDYEVCSVCYSKGINHPHSLISRPAATDSVVPNTKTNQTALLRELLLHMLACCTTQCQYPRCRAIKLLVRHGLVCKTKGKGCIHCKKMWAIFRMHARNCRDSQCRVPKCRDLRAHDSRKQQQADSRRRAAVKEMVRQRAADASTSTSD from the exons ATGGCTCAGGGACAGAACAGGAATGTTCCTCAGCTGGGACAAATGCAGAATCCTGTTGCGGTTTCTGCTCCTGGTGTTTCGTCTCAGCCTAATGGTGTACAACAAGATGGTCTCAGGGTACGGCAGGAGATGCTGAATAAGAT CTTCGGTTGGTTACAGCAGAGGCAGCCTACAAAGACTGATGATGCCTCCAAGGCAAAGTTATTTGAGGTTGCAAAGCGGTTAGAGAATGCAATGTTAAAAACGGCCACGTCAAAG GAGGAGTACTTAGATTTCCAAAGTTTTGAGGTTCGGATAAAATCTATTCTGCATCAAATGTTTGGTGGTCAGCATCGTCCTAATCCTTCAAGCTCGGCCGGTATGATGACTCAAACACCTGCGGTTTCTCATGGATGGGGTCAAACTCATACTACCACCCCTATGGTGAACACTAGCACCTTTAACAGTAATAATAACTTAGCAGATGCAGCAGCCGAAACCGGAAGGCTATTGCCAACTAATCGCATCAATGGAG GTCCTCAAATGATTAATGGTCGCCAGCAATTACCTGCTAACACTGGCCAGATGATGCCTACTCCTGGATTTAACAGCAGTACTAACTCTGATGTATACCAGTCTCATCGAAATGGAGAAACTTCTAGAGACGGTGGCAAGCTTCCGGCCGTTGGGTCTGAGTTTGTAAACCAATCTCAGCTTCTGAGGCAACGTCCTACTGGTTCAGATGACCGTATGCAGCAGCAATACAGCCTTGATCAGCAGTTGGGAGGTGGTTTCAGGTCAAACATGCACCAGAATGCGTCTGGGATGATCAACATTCCTCAAAATGTTGGTGTAGGGATGAGTGGGAACAATGCACACCTTGCTGCTAATggccacatgggatctcaaggGGTCCTTAGCTCCACAAATTTTTCAACTTCATCCCAACCTTTGCAGCAGCCTGTCGATCAGTTGCAGCAGGTGTCACATGTTCACA GATACTCAATGAACAACTCTGGTACTTTTGGGTCAGGGAATCTCTACGGATCATCAGGCTCAATGGAAGCTTCTGTGGATATGAATACAATGAGTCTGAACCCTATGAGGAGAGTTGATGTTTCCTTCGGTAGTAATCAGACGACCGTTCAAGCAGTGGACAAGACTCCATTGATAAAGCATCAACTACCTCAACAGTTTGAGAATGGGAATTTGGCTCAGGTGAGTCATCAACCAGTAGACAATCAATTCAACCAGCCAGCTCATCATGGTCAATACCAGCAACAAGAGAACTTAATGAACAATGATGCTTATCGCCAGCCTCAGCGAGTTTCAAACATTGTTAGTCAAGTTAAGCATGAGCCTCGCGCGGACTACTATAATGAAGCTTTTCAGATGCAGGCTGTTAATCAAGTAGAACCATCCAAGCCTCAACACCAGTACACTCAGAACGCTGTCAAAGAAGACTATGTTGGTGCTCAGAGTAGTAGCCAGCTAAAtatctcttcatctttctcagcGCAAACTCATCAGACGCAGCAGATACCTCAATGGAAAGATGTGAATAACCTCTCCGGTGGAGTGCAGCAAGTATCAAGTATGGGACAGTGGCATTCACCTTCTCAGAACTTGACACAAGTATCAAAAGATTTTAATGGAGAGAGAGAACAGTTTGGGGTAAACTCAAGTCAAATATTATCTATTAAGGATGAAACTACTCAAACTATTGTTCCTAGAAGCAACCTGGAGGCTCCACATCTTCCAGAAGGAAGCAACACCTTGATGAGTAAACAGGTGAACGGAGATAGTGATCCAAGTTATATAAATCAGAGGAGGTGGCTTTTGTTCCTGCTACATGTTCGCAAATGCAATGCAGCGGAAGGTAACTGTGAAAGCAAGTACTGTTTCACTGCCAAAACGCTATTGAACCATATTGATTACTGCAAGGCCCCTGCTTGTGCATATCAGTACTGTCTTCAAACGAGAAAACTGATTCATCATAATAATCACTGCGAGGATGAAGCATGCCCAGTCTGTGTTTATGTCAAGAACttcaagaagaaacaaaaggaaAAGCTTGCCCTCCTAAGGAAAGCTGAGCATAGACGCAAGGAAGCCTTTGCATCTATACGTGCTTCTAATGAAAGAGAATCTGAAGCTCCTtctgttgttgttgatgatgatctGCAACCTTCTCCAAAGCGTCTGAAAGTAGAGAAACCCTCCCAGTTTGCTTACCCTGAACCACACAAAAAGTCTGTTGGTATGGGTAAAACTCATTTGTCAAAGGGTTTGCAAGAGAAATATAGTCTACAAAGTGATGTTTCCAGATCAGATGCGCCTATGAATGCAGAGAGTTCTGATCCTTTGAGGAGAAGGCTTCCTGTTTCCCGTGAGATGGAGAAGCCTGTGGGAGGACGTGGTGGAGACTCTTCATTGGATGGTGAAACTGTTTGTGTACCAAAGCAAGAAAAATCAAAATGCATGAAAGAAGTAAGCGCAGCACCCAAAGAAGAGAAAGTGGAACAGTCTGCAGACGTTTTAGCTGCGTCTAGTAGCGGAAAGTCGAAGATCAAGGGCGTCTCATTGATTGAGCTCTTCACTCCAGAGCAAGTAGAGGAGCATATCCGCGGTCTTCGTCAGTGGGTAGGCCAG AGTAAAACCAAGGCGGAAAAGAATAAAGCAATGGGACTCACCATGTCTGAAAACTCTTGCCAGTTATGTGCTGTTGAGAGGCTTGCATTTGAGCCAACGCCTATATACTGCACACCTTGTGGTGCACGTATCAAGAGGAATGCTATGCACTACACCGTTGTGTCCGGTGAGTCACGCCACTATGTATGCATCCCTTGCTACAATGAAGCGCGTACGAACACTGTTTCTGTCGATGGAACTCCTGTGCCCAAGTCAAGgtttgagaaaaagaaaaacgatGAGGAGGTTGAAGAACCG TGGGTGCAATGTGATAAATGTCAAGCGTGGCAGCATCAGATCTGTGCTTTGTTCAACGGCCGTAGGAACCATGGGCAAGCCGAGTACACTTGCCCTAATTGCTATATACAAGAGGTGGAGCGAGGAGAAAGGAAGCCTGTATCACCAAGTGTTATCCTGGGGGCGAAAAGTTTGCCAGCTAGTACTCTTAGCAACCATTTGGAACAGCGGTTGTTCAAGAAACTGAAGCAGGAAAGACAGGAGAGGGCTAGGCTTCAAGGAAAAAGCTACGATGAG GTCCCGGGAGCTGACTCACTTGTTATCAGAGTTGTTGCATCTATCGACAAAATGTTAGAAGTAAAGCCACGCTTCCTTGACATTTTCCGAGAAGAGAATTACTCATCAGAGTTCCCTTATAAGTCCAAG GCCATTCTGTTGTTTCAGAAGATTGAAGGTGTTGAAGTTTGCTTATTCGGCATGTACGTCCAGGAGTTTGGAACTGATTCCGCGTCTCCCAATCAGCGGAGGGTATACCTTTCCTATCTAGACTCAGTTAAGTACTTCAGACCTGACGTTAGAACTGTGTCTGGAGAGGCCCTCCGTACTTTTGTATACCATGAGATTCTG ATTGGTTATCTTGATTACTGTAAGAAACGTGGGTTCTCAAGCTGCTATATATGGGCATGCCCTCCTCTTAAGGGTGAAGATTACATTCTATACTGTCATCCTGAGATTCAGAAAACGCCAAAGACTGACAAACTAAGGGAATG gtattTAGCAATGCTGAGGAAAGCTTCCAAGGAGAAAGTGGTCGTTGAATGTACAAACTTTTATGATCATTTTTTCGTCCAGTCTGGTGAATGTAGAGCTAAGGTAACAGCAGCAAGGCTACCGTATTTTGATGGGGACTACTGGCCAGGCGCCGCTGAGGATTTGATAGATCAAATGAGCCAAGAAGAAGATGGCAAGAAGTCAAATAGAAAAGTAATGTCCAAAAAGGTCATATCCAAAAGGGCTCTAAAAGCAGTAGGTCAGCTGGATCTTTCTGTTAATGCCTCAAAGGATCTCCTGCTAATGCATAAA CTGGGTGAGATCATCCTCCCAATGAAGGAAGATTTCATCATGGTGCATTTGCAACATTGTTGCAAGCATTGTTGCACTCTCATGGTATCTGGATATCGATGGGTGTGCAACCAGTGTAAGAACTTTCAGATTTGTGACAA GTGTCATGAAGTGGAAAAGAACCGTGTCGACAAGGAGAAACATCCTGTCAATCAGAGGGAGAAGCATGCACTATATCCC ATTGCTATTGAAGACGTTCCTACTGAAATTAAAGACAGTGATGACATCCTCGAGAGCGAGTTCTTTGATACAAGGCAAGCTTTCTTAAGTCTCTGTCAAGGAAACCACTATCAATACGATACACTGAGGCGAGCAAAACACTCTTCTATGATGATTCTCTATCATCTTCACAATCCCACCGTCCCTGCATTTGCAACGGCATGCGCCATCTGCCAGCAAGAGCTTGAGCCTGCTCAAGGTTGGCGCTGTGAAGTTTGTCCTGACTATGAAGTTTGCAGTGTTTGCTACTCAAAGGGCATTAACCATCCACACAGCCTTATTAGCCGTCCAGCTGCTACTGATTCAGTTGTCCCCAACACAAAAACTAATCAGACTGCATTG TTAAGAGAACTGCTTCTACACATGTTGGCATGCTGCACCACACAGTGCCAGTATCCAAGGTGTCGCGCGATTAAGCTTCTGGTCAGGCATGGCCTTGTATGTAAGACCAAAGGCAAAGGATGTATTCATTGTAAGAAAATGTGGGCCATCTTCCGAATGCACGCCAGAAACTGCAGAGATTCTCAATGTAGAGTACCCAAATGCAG AGACTTGAGAGCTCATGATAGTAGAAAGCAACAACAGGCAGATTCAAGACGCAGAGCTGCTGTGAAGGAGATGGTGCGGCAGAGAGCCGCTGACGCATCAACCTCAACTTCTGACTGA
- the LOC106375088 gene encoding auxin-responsive protein SAUR78 → MMKKMRMMMLLRRCKIVSTQLSRSYSYTSLRSQSARRDPQDHLHDIDQSSPTPSLYQTVFVGRTKKPYLISKQHLKHPLLNALVEKQQRYEEEDDDNEDGSCIITVKCEVVLFDHLLWMLENGDQGHILESLDDFAHLYLSP, encoded by the coding sequence atgatgaagaagatgagaatGATGATGCTGTTAAGGAGATGCAAGATCGTGTCCACACAATTAAGTCGTTCATATTCCTACACAAGCCTCAGATCCCAATCCGCAAGAAGAGATCCACAAGACCATCTCCATGACATCGACCAAAGCAGCCCTACACCGTCTTTGTACCAGACAGTGTTTGTCGGACGTACCAAGAAACCTTACTTGATCAGTAAGCAACACCTGAAGCACCCTCTACTCAACGCTCTTGTGGAGAAGCAACAGAGgtacgaagaagaagatgatgataatgaagATGGAAGCTGTATAATTACTGTGAAATGTGAAGTTGTTTTGTTCGACCATCTCCTGTGGATGCTCGAAAACGGAGACCAGGGGCACATACTTGAGTCTTTAGATGACTTTGctcatctctatctctctccttGA
- the LOC106377495 gene encoding protein NARROW LEAF 1 isoform X1, whose translation MRQPGSAGQHCEFTAASYFSWPTSSRLSNAAEERANYFSNLQKEEDDEEEVSPEPASSEPKGQRATTLLELMTIRAFHSKILRCYSLGTAIGFRIRRGVLTDIPAIIVFVSRKVHKQWLSPLQCLPTALEGAGGIWCDVDVVEFSYFGEPDHQPTPKQTFTTDIVDHLQGSDPFIGSGSQVASQETCGTLGAIVRSQTGGRQVGFVTNRHVAVNLDYPSQKMFHPLPPALGPGVYLGAVERATSFITDDLWFGIFAGTNPETFVRADGAFIPFADDYDLSRVTTSVKGGVGEIGEVKAIELQSPVGSLVGKQVVKVGRSSGLTTGTVLAYALEYNDERGVCFLTDFLVVGENHRSPFDLEGDSGSLIVMKGEEENARPIGIIWGGTGSRGRLKLKVGESPESWTTGVDLGRLLTHLQLDLITTDEGLKAAVQEQRAASTTGMSSMVADSSPPYVNLKKEKRSPEEKVEASLGPLQVQHIDLEERIETKGGPPSVEHQFMPSFSGQCSVSAWPETAREDLNAGLANGGCDGDLCVGLRLGEGDNGGKRRRTEMTKDRMRPAE comes from the exons ATGCGTCAGCCAGGATCAGCAGGTCAACACTGTGAGTTCACGGCGGCGTCTTACTTCTCATGGCCGACTTCAAGCAGGCTAAGCAACGCAGCGGAGGAGAGAGCCAACTACTTCTCAAACTTGCAGAAGGAAGAGGATGATGAGGAAGAGGTTTCTCCTGAACCAGCTTCCTCCGAGCCCAAAGGGCAACGAGCCACTACTTTACTCGAGCTCATGACCATAAGAGCCTTCCACAGCAAGATCCTGCGCTGTTACAGTCTTGGAACCGCCATAGGGTTCCGGATCAGAAGAGGAGTTCTCACGGACATACCTGCTATCATTGTGTTTGTGTCTAGGAAAGTGCATAAGCAGTGGCTTAGCCCTCTTCAGTGTCTTCCTACTGCTCTTGAG GGAGCAGGAGGGATATGGTGTGATGTAGATGTGGTGGAGTTTTCGTATTTTGGAGAGCCTGATCATCAGCCTACTCCTAAGCAAACATTCACCACTGATATTGTTGATCATCTCCAAGGTTCTGATCCCTTCATTGGATCTGGCTCTCAG GTGGCAAGCCAGGAGACTTGTGGGACTTTAGGTGCAATAGTGAGAAGTCAAACAGGAGGTAGACAAGTTGGGTTTGTGACTAACCGTCACGTTGCTGTTAACTTAGACTATCCAAGCCAGAAGATGTTTCATCCTCTCCCTCCTGCACTTGGCCCTGGTGTCTACCTTGGAGCCGTTGAGAGAGCCACTTCCTTCATCACAGACGATCTTTGGTTTGGCATTTTCGCTGGCACCAATccag AGACGTTTGTGAGAGCAGATGGAGCATTCATCCCCTTTGCAGACGACTACGACCTGTCACGTGTCACAACCTCTGTCAAAGGTGGAGTAGGAGAGATTGGAGAGGTCAAAGCCATTGAGCTGCAGTCACCAGTTGGGAGTTTAGTAGGGAAACAGGTGGTGAAAGTCGGTAGAAGCTCCGGCTTGACTACAGGAACCGTTCTTGCTTATGCTTTGGAGTACAATGACGAGAGAGGTGTCTGCTTCCTCACTGACTTCCTTGTTGTTGGGGAGAACCATCGCAGTCCTTTTGATCTTGAAGGAGATAGTGGGAGCTTGATAGTGATGAAAGGAGAGGAGGAGAATGCGAGGCCTATTGGGATCATATGGGGAGGCACTGGTAGCCGTGGGAGGTTGAAGCTGAAAGTAGGTGAGTCTCCAGAGAGCTGGACTACTGGAGTTGATCTGGGAAGGTTACTTACACATCTTCAGCTTGATCTAATCACCACCGATGAAGGGTTGAAAG CGGCAGTGCAAGAGCAACGAGCTGCTTCAACAACAGGGATGAGCTCAATGGTTGCAGACTCATCACCTCCGTATGTGAATctcaagaaagagaagagaagccCTGAGGAGAAGGTAGAGGCGTCGTTAGGACCTCTTCAGGTCCAACACATTGACCTTGAAGAGAGGATAGAAACAAAAGGAGGTCCTCCGAGTGTGGAGCACCAGTTCATGCCGAGCTTCAGCGGTCAGTGTTCTGTGTCTGCTTGGCCTGAGACTGCTAGAGAGGATCTTAATGCTGGTCTTGCAAATGGTGGATGCGATGGGGATTTATGTGTAGGACTGCGTTTAGGGGAAGGGGACAATGGAGGTAAACGCAGACGCACTGAGATGACCAAGGATAGAATGAGACCCGCTGAATAG
- the LOC106377495 gene encoding protein NARROW LEAF 1 isoform X2, with protein MRQPGSAGQHCEFTAASYFSWPTSSRLSNAAEERANYFSNLQKEEDDEEEVSPEPASSEPKGQRATTLLELMTIRAFHSKILRCYSLGTAIGFRIRRGVLTDIPAIIVFVSRKVHKQWLSPLQCLPTALEGAGGIWCDVDVVEFSYFGEPDHQPTPKQTFTTDIVDHLQGSDPFIGSGSQVASQETCGTLGAIVRSQTGGRQVGFVTNRHVAVNLDYPSQKMFHPLPPALGPGVYLGAVERATSFITDDLWFGIFAGTNPETFVRADGAFIPFADDYDLSRVTTSVKGGVGEIGEVKAIELQSPVGSLVGKQVVKVGRSSGLTTGTVLAYALEYNDERGVCFLTDFLVVGENHRSPFDLEGDSGSLIVMKGEEENARPIGIIWGGTGSRGRLKLKVGESPESWTTGVDLGRLLTHLQLDLITTDEGLKAAVQEQRAASTTGMSSMVADSSPPYVNLKKEKRSPEEKVEASLGPLQVQHIDLEERIETKGGPPSVEHQFMPSFSGQCSVSAWPETAREDLNAGLANGGCDGDLCVGLRLGEGDNGGKRRRTEMTKDRMRPAE; from the exons ATGCGTCAGCCAGGATCAGCAGGTCAACACTGTGAGTTCACGGCGGCGTCTTACTTCTCATGGCCGACTTCAAGCAGGCTAAGCAACGCAGCGGAGGAGAGAGCCAACTACTTCTCAAACTTGCAGAAGGAAGAGGATGATGAGGAAGAGGTTTCTCCTGAACCAGCTTCCTCCGAGCCCAAAGGGCAACGAGCCACTACTTTACTCGAGCTCATGACCATAAGAGCCTTCCACAGCAAGATCCTGCGCTGTTACAGTCTTGGAACCGCCATAGGGTTCCGGATCAGAAGAGGAGTTCTCACGGACATACCTGCTATCATTGTGTTTGTGTCTAGGAAAGTGCATAAGCAGTGGCTTAGCCCTCTTCAGTGTCTTCCTACTGCTCTTGAG GGAGCAGGAGGGATATGGTGTGATGTAGATGTGGTGGAGTTTTCGTATTTTGGAGAGCCTGATCATCAGCCTACTCCTAAGCAAACATTCACCACTGATATTGTTGATCATCTCCAAGGTTCTGATCCCTTCATTGGATCTGGCTCTCAG GTGGCAAGCCAGGAGACTTGTGGGACTTTAGGTGCAATAGTGAGAAGTCAAACAGGAGGTAGACAAGTTGGGTTTGTGACTAACCGTCACGTTGCTGTTAACTTAGACTATCCAAGCCAGAAGATGTTTCATCCTCTCCCTCCTGCACTTGGCCCTGGTGTCTACCTTGGAGCCGTTGAGAGAGCCACTTCCTTCATCACAGACGATCTTTGGTTTGGCATTTTCGCTGGCACCAATccag AGACGTTTGTGAGAGCAGATGGAGCATTCATCCCCTTTGCAGACGACTACGACCTGTCACGTGTCACAACCTCTGTCAAAGGTGGAGTAGGAGAGATTGGAGAGGTCAAAGCCATTGAGCTGCAGTCACCAGTTGGGAGTTTAGTAGGGAAACAGGTGGTGAAAGTCGGTAGAAGCTCCGGCTTGACTACAGGAACCGTTCTTGCTTATGCTTTGGAGTACAATGACGAGAGAGGTGTCTGCTTCCTCACTGACTTCCTTGTTGTTGGGGAGAACCATCGCAGTCCTTTTGATCTTGAAGGAGATAGTGGGAGCTTGATAGTGATGAAAGGAGAGGAGGAGAATGCGAGGCCTATTGGGATCATATGGGGAGGCACTGGTAGCCGTGGGAGGTTGAAGCTGAAAGTAGGTGAGTCTCCAGAGAGCTGGACTACTGGAGTTGATCTGGGAAGGTTACTTACACATCTTCAGCTTGATCTAATCACCACCGATGAAGGGTTGAAAG CGGCAGTGCAAGAGCAACGAGCTGCTTCAACAACGGGGATGAGCTCAATGGTTGCAGACTCATCACCTCCGTATGTAAATctcaagaaagagaagagaagccCTGAGGAGAAGGTAGAGGCGTCGTTAGGACCTCTTCAGGTCCAACACATCGATCTTGAAGAGAGGATAGAAACAAAAGGAGGTCCTCCGAGTGTGGAGCACCAGTTCATGCCGAGCTTCAGCGGTCAGTGTTCAGTGTCTGCTTGGCCTGAGACTGCTAGAGAGGATCTTAATGCTGGTCTTGCAAATGGTGGATGCGATGGGGATTTATGTGTAGGACTGCGTTTAGGGGAAGGGGACAATGGAGGTAAACGCAGACGCACTGAGATGACCAAGGATAGAATGAGACCCGCTGAATAG
- the LOC106377499 gene encoding golgin subfamily A member 6-like protein 2, with product MKKIVVFQFTFFDESIKERAKEIASEFPGVTKVVEVEGEDQLEVRGEFSTFELTKELMKIDESVETIKIVPDGVTEPEVKIQQQDEGKPPTNIQKTSKWPSDVASSSNGRGGQAYEFLGQAIDVAKLAKDMGVGAAKQAKDMGVGAAGKAIGLGMNYYRNKKEKEVKAQLEPKLGAEQRNIWGHLPEAQKRGLFEVEKQKKIRDEEERRKKQAEEIKQRKIREEKMRKQAEEMKQKKIRDEEMRKQAEQMKQKKIREEKMRKQAEEMKEKKIREEEMRKQAEEMKQKKIREEKMKKQAEEMKQKKEEQRRKQAEEMEQRKIRLDKEKRKMMEKDLAIKKEEEKLKIWQEKMKNSGGTTWTGTTGSLWGNLSTQTSAWMGLQTGETSASAQASASTQNQGLTQRRKEESRGVDKKGKNRQ from the exons GAGTTACTAAGGTGGTAGAGGTTGAAGGAGAAGATCAGCTAGAGGTGAGGGGAGAATTTAGTACGTTTGAATTGACAAAGGAACTAATGAAGATAGATGAATCTGTTGAGACAATCAAGATTGTACCAGATGGAGTAACGGAGCCAGAAGTCAAGATCCAGCAGCAAGATGAAGGCAAACCACCTACTAACATACAAAAAACGTCTAAGTGGCCCAGTGATGTTGCCAGTAGCTCAAATGGGAGAGGAGGGCAAGCATATGAATTTTTGGGGCAGGCAATAGATGTTGCTAAGCTGGCCAAAGATATGGGTGTTGGTGCTGCTAAGCAGGCCAAGGATATGGGTGTTGGTGCTGCTGGTAAGGCAATAGGTTTAGGTATGAATTATTAtcgaaataaaaaagaaaaagaggttAAGGCACAGCTAGAACCTAAGCTGGGAGCAGAACAAAGAAACATTTGGGGACACCTTCCTGAAGCGCAGAAACGAGGTCTCTTTGAAGTGGAGAAACAAAAGAAGATCAGGGATGAGGAAGAGAGGAGGAAGAAACAAGCTGAAGAGATAAAACAAAGGAAGATCAGGGAGGAGAAGATGAGAAAACAAGCTGAAGAGATGAAACAAAAGAAGATCAGGGATGAGGAGATGAGGAAACAAGCTGAACAGATGAAACAAAAGAAGATCAGGGAGGAGAAGATGAGGAAACAAGCTGAAGAGATGAAGGAAAAGAAGATCAGGGAGGAGGAGATGAGGAAACAAGCTGAGGAGATGAAACAAAAGAAGATCAgggaggagaagatgaaaaaacAGGCTGAAGAGATGAAACAAAAGAAGGAGGAACAAAGGAGGAAACAAGCTGAAGAGATGGAACAAAGGAAGATCAGGCTGGACAAGGAGAAGAGAAAGATGATGGAAAAAGATTTAGCAATtaagaaagaagaggaaaaacTAAAGATCTGgcaggagaagatgaagaactcAG GAGGAACGACATGGACAGGAACCACAGGGAGTTTGTGGGGCAACCTATCCACACAAACAAGTGCATGGATGGGACTACAAACCGGAGAAACAAGTGCATCAGCACAAGCAAGTGCATCAACGCAAAACCAAGGTTTAACACAAAGACGAAAAGAGGAATCACGAGGAGTTGACAAAAAAGGGAAGAACCGGCAATAA
- the BNAA01G30160D gene encoding SEED MATURATION PROTEIN 1: MAKNKDDIKYATAQTKQSEDEAIRVRYKHGTPLEGGKIAESEPVELFSSAQGIEKGKDQAASEITGDQKQMHRDVKDNPGRRTNDSPR, translated from the coding sequence ATGGCAAAGAACAAAGATGACATAAAGTATGCAACCGCTCAAACGAAGCAATCGGAAGACGAGGCGATTCGAGTGAGATACAAACACGGGACACCACTGGAAGGAGGAAAGATCGCAGAGTCTGAGCCTGTAGAGTTGTTCTCAAGCGCTCAAGGCATCGAAAAGGGAAAGGATCAGGCAGCGTCTGAGATCACTGGAGATCAGAAACAGATGCACCGTGACGTTAAAGATAATCCCGGAAGACGTACGAATGATAGCCCTCGTTAA